In Aquiflexum balticum DSM 16537, a single genomic region encodes these proteins:
- a CDS encoding FkbM family methyltransferase: MNLKFVFKKNYNRIRFNLCAAENPLYMGFYKYVYHPPKGSLSEFLDSYSRENAPITFLQIGANDGFIYDPIQKFIKRDNWNGMMLEPQPHVFHEFLVKIHAKRPEIIPINAALANKDGKTILYTISFSKERWATGLSSFEKEVLLNKFKDGTIAKKAAKEGIEIPKSEKDWIQEVEIDAISPESLIKKFDGKKIDLLAIDTEGFDFEILKMLDLKAMNPEVIIYEEEHFNEKTKEDCKGFLIGLGYSYHRAGRDVYATKTKNYN; the protein is encoded by the coding sequence ATGAACTTAAAATTTGTCTTTAAGAAGAATTATAACCGTATAAGATTCAACCTTTGCGCAGCTGAAAATCCTCTTTATATGGGATTTTACAAGTATGTGTACCATCCACCTAAGGGATCTCTTTCAGAATTTTTGGACAGTTATTCCAGAGAAAACGCACCCATTACTTTTTTACAAATAGGTGCGAATGATGGCTTTATTTATGATCCCATCCAAAAATTTATCAAAAGAGATAATTGGAATGGAATGATGTTGGAACCACAGCCCCATGTATTCCATGAATTTTTGGTGAAAATCCATGCCAAAAGACCCGAAATCATACCCATCAATGCTGCTTTGGCAAACAAAGACGGGAAAACGATCTTGTACACGATTTCTTTCAGCAAGGAAAGATGGGCGACAGGTCTGTCAAGTTTTGAAAAAGAAGTGCTCTTGAACAAATTCAAAGATGGCACTATTGCAAAAAAAGCCGCTAAAGAAGGTATCGAAATCCCAAAAAGCGAAAAAGACTGGATACAGGAAGTCGAAATTGATGCCATCAGTCCTGAATCTCTTATAAAGAAATTTGATGGCAAAAAGATTGATCTATTGGCCATAGATACCGAGGGATTTGATTTTGAAATCTTAAAAATGTTGGATCTGAAAGCAATGAATCCTGAAGTTATCATATATGAGGAAGAGCATTTTAATGAAAAAACCAAAGAAGACTGCAAGGGTTTTTTAATAGGTCTTGGATATTCCTACCATAGGGCAGGCAGAGATGTGTATGCTACTAAAACAAAAAATTACAATTAA
- a CDS encoding low molecular weight protein-tyrosine-phosphatase — MIKVLFVCLGNICRSPLAEAIFNHKINLLGLEEKFISDSCGTSDYHIGELPDERTLQCARKHEIKIQHRARQLNRVDIREFDYLIAMDFSNKKNIQNLMDKLSMEHNQLFMMRQFQPSADHIEVPDPYYGGEDGFENVYHILDNAIDHFLEHLKIEHNIYV, encoded by the coding sequence ATGATTAAAGTCCTTTTTGTTTGTTTGGGCAATATATGCAGGTCTCCTCTTGCAGAGGCTATTTTTAACCATAAAATTAATTTACTCGGACTGGAAGAAAAATTCATCAGTGACAGTTGTGGTACTTCAGACTATCATATTGGCGAATTGCCTGATGAAAGGACACTACAATGTGCAAGAAAACATGAAATCAAGATACAGCATCGTGCACGGCAGCTAAATAGAGTCGATATCAGAGAATTCGATTATCTGATTGCTATGGATTTTTCGAATAAAAAAAATATCCAAAATCTAATGGATAAGCTCAGTATGGAACACAATCAGCTCTTTATGATGAGACAGTTTCAGCCTTCGGCTGACCATATTGAAGTTCCTGATCCGTATTATGGCGGTGAAGATGGTTTTGAAAATGTTTACCATATATTGGACAATGCAATAGACCATTTTCTGGAACATCTCAAAATAGAGCATAACATTTATGTTTGA
- a CDS encoding fructosamine kinase family protein, with product MFESPESYENILFLSLGQSPEIKQIRLIAAGNVNQGIYLETSAGSFFLKTNFETDPDIFEKEAEGLQMLRNKTPLQIPEVYHWGKIEDRNFLLMEWIDTDRPNPVYWQELGVGLAQLHMATQEQFGYATNNYIASLVQTNSPKNSWQEFFIENRLEPLAGKAYYQGLLSLEFFKKFQKMYPKLENLLPKEKPALLHGDLWSGNIMRGKNGSPCLIDPAVYYGHREMDLAFSRMFGGFEEEFYQSYETVFPLEPDFEERIPIYNLYPLLVHLLLFGKSYLSGIERTVNKLI from the coding sequence ATGTTTGAGAGTCCTGAATCCTATGAAAATATACTTTTTTTAAGTCTAGGGCAAAGTCCCGAAATCAAACAGATCAGGCTAATTGCCGCAGGAAATGTCAATCAGGGCATATATTTGGAGACCTCTGCAGGGTCTTTTTTTCTAAAAACCAATTTCGAAACTGATCCCGACATTTTCGAAAAAGAAGCTGAGGGGTTGCAAATGCTCAGGAACAAAACCCCCTTGCAGATTCCTGAAGTCTATCATTGGGGAAAAATCGAAGACAGGAATTTCTTATTGATGGAATGGATTGATACAGATAGACCCAACCCGGTGTATTGGCAGGAATTGGGCGTTGGGCTGGCACAATTACACATGGCTACCCAAGAGCAATTTGGCTATGCAACAAACAACTACATTGCTTCACTTGTCCAAACAAACAGCCCTAAAAACTCCTGGCAGGAATTTTTTATTGAAAACAGGCTAGAACCGCTTGCCGGTAAGGCATATTATCAAGGACTTCTGAGTTTGGAATTTTTCAAAAAATTTCAAAAAATGTACCCCAAATTGGAAAATTTACTTCCGAAAGAAAAACCTGCCCTCTTACATGGAGATCTGTGGTCGGGAAATATTATGCGGGGGAAAAATGGTAGTCCCTGCCTTATTGACCCGGCAGTCTACTATGGACATCGCGAAATGGATCTTGCCTTTTCAAGGATGTTTGGCGGATTCGAAGAAGAATTCTACCAATCTTATGAAACTGTTTTTCCGCTTGAACCCGATTTTGAAGAAAGAATCCCGATTTACAACCTCTATCCCCTATTGGTCCATCTCTTGCTTTTTGGCAAAAGCTATCTCTCCGGAATTGAAAGGACGGTGAATAAGCTGATATGA
- a CDS encoding IS1380 family transposase, producing the protein MKVVKSNSISAFGGMNFVFEHLNKLNISDILSDSLPKLNPNSRYSWKDLFYSFLSIYYCGGDCIEDIHTNLRPHFENNPYIKLPSPDTLLKRLSELATENQICKTKRGSVEHEFNSNEELCKLNMAILSKLGVLNSQELTLDYDNTIIFNEKSDSKMTYKRDYGYQPGVCTINEEHIFYIENRNGNSDAKSFQIDTLQRMFGALEKVKTPKVSHFRADAASYQYEVIELLNEKSEFFYVGCRNSYVEKHFTQVQDWTTAKDEFGELQVGSILITPFSQQAREYKATPKPYRLLVKRRLRNDGQMNIITQDAYDYRAILTNNFDMTDLEVANFYAKRGNMERQFDILKNDFGWQCLPFSSLNKNSVFLYFSAICRNLYNNVINYFSTKCKSIKPTDRIKKFIFRFIILPAKWIKQSRQMKLKVYNPAFVYT; encoded by the coding sequence ATGAAAGTAGTAAAATCAAATTCAATATCAGCATTTGGAGGGATGAATTTCGTTTTTGAACACCTTAACAAGCTGAATATTAGTGATATCCTATCTGATTCTTTACCTAAATTAAACCCCAATTCTCGTTATTCATGGAAAGATTTATTTTATTCTTTCCTGTCAATTTATTATTGTGGTGGGGACTGCATTGAAGATATACACACCAATTTAAGGCCGCATTTTGAAAACAATCCTTATATAAAATTACCTAGTCCTGATACTTTACTGAAGCGCCTGTCTGAGTTAGCCACTGAAAATCAGATTTGTAAAACTAAGAGAGGTTCAGTTGAGCATGAATTTAATAGTAATGAAGAATTATGTAAACTAAACATGGCAATACTGTCAAAACTTGGGGTATTAAATTCTCAGGAATTGACGCTTGACTACGATAATACTATCATTTTTAATGAAAAAAGCGATAGTAAAATGACTTATAAAAGGGATTATGGTTATCAACCCGGTGTGTGTACAATAAACGAAGAACATATCTTTTACATCGAGAATAGAAATGGTAATTCCGATGCTAAGTCATTCCAAATTGATACTTTACAACGCATGTTTGGAGCTTTGGAAAAAGTTAAAACTCCAAAAGTTTCACATTTCAGAGCAGATGCAGCATCTTATCAATATGAAGTCATTGAGTTGTTGAATGAAAAATCTGAGTTTTTCTATGTAGGTTGTAGAAACAGTTACGTGGAAAAACATTTTACACAGGTTCAGGATTGGACAACAGCCAAAGATGAATTTGGGGAATTACAAGTAGGTTCAATCTTGATCACTCCTTTTTCACAACAAGCCAGAGAATATAAAGCTACTCCCAAGCCGTATCGCCTTTTGGTAAAACGCAGGTTAAGAAATGATGGCCAAATGAACATAATCACACAGGATGCCTATGATTACCGTGCAATATTGACCAATAATTTTGATATGACTGATTTGGAAGTCGCTAATTTTTACGCCAAGCGGGGCAACATGGAAAGACAGTTTGACATCTTAAAAAATGATTTTGGTTGGCAATGCCTCCCTTTTTCTTCGTTAAACAAAAACTCAGTATTCCTCTATTTTTCAGCAATTTGCAGAAACCTATACAATAATGTGATTAACTATTTTTCAACTAAATGCAAAAGTATAAAACCCACCGACCGAATTAAAAAATTTATTTTTCGATTTATAATTCTTCCTGCAAAATGGATAAAACAAAGCAGACAAATGAAGCTAAAAGTATATAATCCAGCTTTTGTATATACCTGA
- a CDS encoding aspartate kinase yields MAKTFVFKFGGASVKDAASIKNLYEIVFNRLRNNTIIVVSAMGKTTNALEDILALKLAGKDYSLNSTKLLDYHLNVCEELFDGNSMIFPAVRNYFSQLDRILEGDLTKGNYDEFYDSVVSFGELLSSRIVQEYLCSKGLYYIWQDAREIILTNSDFRFAKVDWESTGKLCQKLLAPKLTQFPVVTQGFIGADEKGRTTTLGREGSDFTAAILAHGMRANAVTIWKDVDGVLNADPKRFPDAVKFDELDYKEAAELTFYGASVIHPKTIKPLANLSIPLYVKSFIHPEGLGTKIHHVQGVNTVPCIVVKDDQILVSFRVTDFTFINESHIHSVYSQLEELKLRVNLLQISAISISIVIEKELFKLEKLINMLRSQFEIRYNESLQLITVKNHHQALMEKLTHNKEILLEQMTRTTFQVLVKNHSQ; encoded by the coding sequence ATGGCAAAAACTTTTGTTTTCAAATTTGGCGGTGCTTCTGTAAAAGATGCTGCATCTATTAAAAACTTGTATGAAATTGTATTCAATCGATTGCGAAATAATACAATTATTGTGGTTTCCGCCATGGGGAAGACAACTAATGCTCTGGAAGATATTTTAGCATTAAAATTGGCGGGTAAAGATTATTCTTTGAATAGTACTAAATTATTGGATTATCATCTGAATGTTTGTGAAGAGCTTTTTGATGGGAATAGCATGATTTTCCCGGCAGTAAGGAATTATTTTTCGCAATTGGATAGGATACTCGAAGGGGATCTGACAAAGGGTAATTATGATGAGTTTTATGATTCGGTCGTTTCCTTTGGGGAATTGCTGTCATCCAGGATTGTCCAGGAATATCTTTGCTCCAAGGGATTGTATTACATTTGGCAAGATGCCAGGGAAATAATTTTGACCAATAGTGACTTCAGATTTGCAAAAGTGGATTGGGAGAGTACCGGCAAGCTTTGTCAAAAACTTTTAGCACCCAAATTGACACAGTTCCCCGTAGTTACCCAAGGATTTATAGGTGCAGATGAAAAAGGCCGTACTACCACATTGGGAAGGGAGGGCTCGGATTTTACTGCGGCCATATTGGCACACGGCATGCGGGCCAATGCCGTGACTATTTGGAAAGATGTGGACGGGGTGCTCAATGCCGACCCAAAACGTTTTCCGGATGCTGTCAAATTCGATGAGCTGGATTATAAAGAAGCCGCTGAACTGACTTTTTATGGAGCCTCTGTCATTCATCCGAAAACCATCAAGCCCTTGGCCAATCTTTCCATTCCACTTTATGTCAAGTCATTTATCCATCCGGAGGGCTTGGGAACAAAAATCCATCATGTCCAAGGCGTAAATACTGTTCCCTGTATTGTGGTCAAGGACGATCAGATTTTGGTCAGCTTCAGAGTGACTGATTTTACTTTTATCAATGAATCCCATATCCATTCCGTTTATTCTCAATTGGAGGAACTTAAATTAAGGGTGAACCTGCTCCAAATTTCTGCCATCTCCATTTCCATAGTCATTGAAAAAGAACTTTTCAAGCTGGAAAAACTCATCAACATGCTTCGCAGTCAGTTTGAAATCAGGTATAATGAAAGCCTTCAACTGATAACCGTCAAAAATCATCATCAAGCTTTGATGGAGAAACTCACCCATAACAAAGAGATTTTGCTTGAACAGATGACAAGGACCACCTTCCAGGTTTTGGTCAAAAATCACTCTCAATAA
- the fbp gene encoding class 1 fructose-bisphosphatase: MKIKLYTPSDSSIAYSVGTTLDRFIKIKQDEFPFASGELSQILRDIALAAKIVNRETNRAGLANIGGAFGQTNVQGEEQQKLDVIANIRFMRALTKGGEVCAVVSEEDDEVIDLQNSSGKYVVAIDPLDGSSNIDVNISIGTIFSIYRRVTPLGRRILPQDIMQPGNQQVAAGYVLYGSSTMLVYTTGYGVNGFTYEPSLGEFFLSHPNMCAPKDGNIYSINEGTANLFETGLQKYIEKCKERQFSARYIGSLVADFHRNLLKGGIYIYPATSKSPKGKLRLLYEANALAFIAEQAGGMATDGFGRILDIEPTSLHQRTPLYIGSEKMVEEAEGFLKIKNERSISL; this comes from the coding sequence ATGAAGATAAAACTTTATACCCCCAGCGATTCATCCATAGCCTACTCAGTCGGGACTACTTTGGACAGATTTATCAAAATCAAACAGGATGAATTTCCTTTTGCATCCGGTGAATTATCACAGATTTTAAGGGACATTGCCTTAGCGGCAAAGATAGTAAATCGGGAGACCAACCGTGCAGGACTTGCGAATATCGGTGGTGCTTTCGGGCAAACCAATGTTCAGGGCGAAGAACAACAGAAACTGGATGTCATCGCCAACATCAGATTTATGCGCGCTTTGACCAAAGGCGGTGAGGTATGTGCCGTGGTATCCGAAGAAGATGATGAAGTCATTGACCTTCAGAACAGCTCCGGCAAATATGTGGTTGCCATCGATCCTTTGGACGGTTCATCCAATATTGATGTCAATATCTCCATCGGTACCATATTTTCAATCTATAGAAGAGTGACTCCTTTGGGCAGAAGGATTCTTCCTCAGGATATTATGCAACCTGGAAATCAACAGGTGGCTGCAGGCTATGTGCTGTATGGTTCCTCCACCATGTTGGTCTATACCACAGGGTATGGTGTCAACGGTTTTACTTATGAACCATCACTTGGGGAATTTTTCCTTTCCCATCCTAACATGTGCGCCCCGAAAGATGGAAATATCTACAGCATCAATGAAGGCACCGCCAACCTTTTTGAGACTGGCCTTCAGAAATATATAGAGAAATGTAAAGAAAGGCAGTTCAGTGCCCGATATATCGGAAGCCTTGTGGCAGATTTTCATAGAAATCTGCTTAAAGGGGGGATATATATTTACCCCGCAACCTCGAAATCACCCAAGGGAAAGTTAAGGTTACTGTATGAGGCCAATGCCTTGGCTTTTATTGCAGAGCAGGCAGGAGGAATGGCTACTGATGGTTTTGGAAGGATTTTGGATATTGAGCCTACCTCGCTTCATCAGCGCACGCCATTGTATATCGGATCGGAAAAAATGGTGGAAGAAGCTGAGGGTTTTTTGAAAATCAAAAACGAGAGATCAATTAGTTTGTAA
- a CDS encoding DUF5606 family protein encodes MKFNEIATVSGKSGLYKVLKPTRGGVILESMDEKKSKLVVGANQRVSILGEISMYTMTEEGATPLEEVMKKIEKEFQGDLGLDATADADELNAFLKHVLPDYDDTKVYPSDIKKLVSWYKIIRTFAPETLEEQVEEGESEEKEA; translated from the coding sequence ATGAAATTCAACGAGATTGCCACAGTTTCCGGAAAATCAGGTTTATATAAAGTATTGAAGCCCACACGTGGGGGCGTAATATTGGAATCCATGGATGAGAAAAAATCAAAGCTGGTGGTAGGTGCCAATCAGCGGGTTTCTATCTTGGGGGAAATTTCCATGTACACCATGACCGAAGAAGGTGCCACGCCTTTGGAGGAGGTCATGAAAAAAATTGAAAAGGAGTTTCAGGGCGATTTAGGCTTGGATGCTACAGCTGATGCAGATGAGTTAAATGCCTTTTTGAAACATGTGCTTCCTGACTATGATGATACCAAAGTCTATCCTTCTGACATCAAGAAACTGGTATCTTGGTATAAAATCATCAGGACATTTGCTCCAGAAACTTTGGAAGAGCAAGTGGAAGAAGGGGAGTCTGAAGAAAAAGAAGCCTAA
- the yihA gene encoding ribosome biogenesis GTP-binding protein YihA/YsxC, whose amino-acid sequence MIKKAVFLISNTDHTKCPEPNKPEFAFIGRSNVGKSSLINMLTGNSKLAKTSGRPGKTQLINHFLVDDKWYMVDLPGYGFAKVSKSIKDTWGKMIMDYLSARENLVALMVLIDSRLEPQKIDLEFITWCGENDIPFVLLFTKSDKQSKSRTKENVNRFLNAAFEIFQDKPQHYITSATSGEGKEEVVAFIEELVSEYGKEQN is encoded by the coding sequence ATGATCAAGAAAGCGGTCTTTTTGATAAGTAATACAGATCATACCAAGTGCCCTGAACCTAACAAACCGGAATTTGCCTTTATCGGGAGATCCAATGTAGGAAAGAGCTCCCTGATCAATATGTTGACAGGAAACAGCAAACTCGCCAAAACATCCGGCAGACCTGGTAAAACCCAATTGATCAATCATTTTCTGGTGGATGACAAGTGGTATATGGTAGATTTACCGGGCTATGGTTTTGCCAAAGTAAGCAAAAGCATCAAGGACACTTGGGGCAAAATGATTATGGACTATCTCTCAGCCAGAGAAAATCTTGTTGCATTGATGGTTTTGATTGACAGCAGGCTTGAGCCCCAAAAAATAGATTTGGAATTTATCACCTGGTGCGGGGAGAACGATATTCCTTTTGTTTTGCTCTTCACCAAGTCTGACAAGCAATCCAAGTCAAGAACCAAAGAAAATGTGAATAGATTTCTCAATGCGGCATTTGAGATATTTCAGGACAAACCACAACACTATATCACCTCAGCCACATCAGGAGAAGGAAAAGAGGAGGTTGTAGCCTTTATTGAAGAATTGGTCAGTGAATATGGTAAAGAGCAAAACTAA
- the ubiE gene encoding bifunctional demethylmenaquinone methyltransferase/2-methoxy-6-polyprenyl-1,4-benzoquinol methylase UbiE — protein MSVVPYKEKQEGKKEQVAEMFNNISKKYDFLNHLLSLGIDITWRKKAIKLLKKDNPKLILDIATGTGDFAIEALALNPDKVIGVDISEGMLNEGRKKMVKRKLDHIIDLQMGDSEKLLFEDNKFDAVIVSFGVRNFENLEKGLRDMYRVLKPGAKTVIVEFSKPKKFPMKQGYNFYFKYILPQIGKLVSKDNSAYTYLPESVQAFPDGEDFLSVLKKVGFKNTQCKPLTFGISSIYIGEK, from the coding sequence ATGTCAGTAGTACCTTATAAAGAAAAGCAGGAAGGAAAAAAGGAGCAGGTAGCCGAGATGTTCAACAACATCAGTAAAAAATATGATTTTTTGAACCATCTTTTAAGTTTGGGAATAGATATTACCTGGAGAAAAAAAGCCATCAAGCTGCTCAAAAAAGACAACCCAAAATTAATTCTTGATATTGCCACGGGGACCGGTGACTTTGCCATTGAAGCATTGGCCCTAAACCCTGATAAAGTCATCGGCGTGGACATTTCAGAAGGAATGCTGAATGAAGGGCGTAAAAAAATGGTCAAAAGAAAACTGGACCATATTATTGATCTTCAAATGGGGGATTCTGAAAAGTTGCTTTTTGAGGATAATAAATTTGATGCAGTGATCGTTTCTTTTGGGGTCAGGAACTTCGAAAATCTCGAAAAAGGATTGCGGGATATGTACCGGGTTTTAAAACCCGGCGCCAAAACTGTGATTGTGGAATTTTCAAAACCAAAAAAATTTCCGATGAAACAAGGATATAACTTTTATTTCAAATATATTCTGCCTCAGATCGGAAAATTGGTCTCCAAAGATAATTCTGCTTACACCTATTTGCCGGAATCCGTACAGGCATTTCCAGATGGTGAAGATTTCCTTTCAGTACTCAAAAAAGTTGGCTTTAAAAACACACAATGCAAACCGCTCACATTCGGCATCAGTTCTATATATATAGGAGAAA